In Streptomyces paludis, the genomic stretch GCGGCGCTGGGCGAACGTGTCGAGCCCGGCCCCCAGGACGACGTACTGGGTGACGCCGTCGTCGACCTGCTGGAGGAGCAGATCCTCGACGAAACGGGCGCGGGCCACGACGGCCGCCCGGAATCCGGCGGTGACGCCCGGGTCCATGTCCGGCCGGTCCTCCCACCCGGCGGCCGGGTCCGCGAGGCGGAGGCCGATCTCGTCCTCGAACACCAGGGGCGGCGGATCGACGCGTACGTGCATCGCCCGCCAGAGCGCGACGCGTACGGCGGTGTTGTCCGGGATCTCGTGCGGCTGCTCGTACGGCTCGCGCTGCCCGTCCCGTTCGTACGGCTCGCGCTGCGGCTCCCGTTGCCCATGGTCGTCCGTCGTCATGATGTCCCACGCTCCTCGCCGTCGCCCCCTGGCGGGTACGGTCCAGGTTCACCCACCCGGACCGGGGCGCGGAGGCGCCACTCGGAGCATGCCCCCGATCGGCGGCGGCCCGCCGGGGTCAGTGCGCCGTGAGCAGCCGCACCCGCCCGCCCAGCTCGATCGTCCCGTCCGGCCCGGGCGCCGTGATCAGCTGTGATCCCCGGCCCTGCGTGATGTTCAGCGCGCGGCCCAGCCGCGCCGTGAGCAGCAGCGCCGCCGCGCCGGTGGCCTCGTCCTCCGTGATGCCGTCGCCCCGGCGCGGGAAGGCGCGGGCCCGGACGCGGCCCGCCGCCTCGTCCTCCCAGGCCCACGCGTAGAGCCAGCCCTCACCGGGCGGCGGCGCGGGCAGCGCGTCGACCTCGGCGGCGGTGTCGTACCGCTGGAGTGTGCGCGGCGGTACCCACTCCGCGCGGGCGGTGATCCAGGTGAACTCCCCGTCCTGGCG encodes the following:
- a CDS encoding PhzF family phenazine biosynthesis protein — protein: MADISDLDVLSVFCAADGRHGNTLGVVREGRYHPDRADRQAIAAQLAYSETVFVDDPDRGVVDIYTPGLRLPFAGHPLVGVAWLLDLEVVNPPAGEVWVRQDGEFTWITARAEWVPPRTLQRYDTAAEVDALPAPPPGEGWLYAWAWEDEAAGRVRARAFPRRGDGITEDEATGAAALLLTARLGRALNITQGRGSQLITAPGPDGTIELGGRVRLLTAH